In Plantibacter sp. PA-3-X8, one DNA window encodes the following:
- a CDS encoding helix-turn-helix transcriptional regulator, whose product MTNADELDLVAVFKALGHPTRLAILGWLKDPESFPPQDQPAAEVGVCLKHIQARAEVSQSTASQFMATLQRAGLVTCTRIGQWSHYQRDEAAIEALGRHVTLAV is encoded by the coding sequence ATGACGAATGCTGACGAGTTGGACCTGGTGGCCGTCTTCAAGGCGCTCGGTCACCCGACGCGCCTGGCCATCCTGGGGTGGTTGAAGGATCCCGAGTCGTTCCCGCCGCAGGATCAGCCGGCGGCCGAGGTCGGCGTGTGTCTCAAGCACATCCAGGCGAGGGCTGAGGTGTCGCAGTCGACCGCCTCGCAGTTCATGGCCACGCTCCAGCGCGCCGGCCTCGTGACGTGCACTCGGATCGGCCAGTGGTCGCACTATCAGCGCGACGAGGCCGCGATCGAAGCGCTCGGTCGGCACGTGACGCTCGCCGTCTAG
- a CDS encoding SDR family NAD(P)-dependent oxidoreductase: MPLDLTHRTALVTGSTSGIGYAIAARLVEAGADVIVNGRDADRLEAAVLSLDTESVESVRGITADATTLEGAERLVAEAGQVDILVNNLGVFEAVPPLDITDEQWRSMFEVNVLSAARLTRLLLPGMSGRGWGRVVDIASDSAVVIPEEMIHYGMSKTALLAVSRGFAKAAAGTGVTVNSVIAGPTHTPGVETFVRQLVGDELEWDDAQREFMRLHRPQSLIGRLIEPIEIANLVVYLASPLASATTGGALRVDGGYVDSILP, encoded by the coding sequence ATCCCCCTCGACCTCACCCATCGCACCGCGCTGGTGACCGGCTCGACGAGCGGGATCGGCTACGCCATCGCCGCGCGGCTCGTCGAGGCGGGGGCGGACGTCATCGTCAACGGCCGCGACGCCGATCGCCTCGAGGCCGCCGTCCTCTCGCTCGACACCGAATCGGTCGAGTCTGTTCGGGGGATCACCGCAGACGCGACCACCCTGGAGGGAGCTGAACGGCTCGTCGCTGAGGCCGGCCAGGTCGACATCCTCGTCAACAACCTCGGTGTCTTCGAGGCCGTACCGCCGCTGGACATCACCGACGAGCAGTGGCGGTCGATGTTCGAGGTCAACGTGCTGTCGGCCGCTCGCCTCACCCGGCTACTGCTCCCCGGCATGTCCGGTCGCGGCTGGGGTCGTGTCGTCGACATCGCCAGCGACTCCGCCGTGGTCATCCCCGAGGAGATGATCCACTACGGCATGTCGAAGACCGCGCTCCTCGCGGTGAGCCGCGGCTTCGCGAAGGCCGCCGCAGGGACGGGCGTGACGGTGAACTCGGTGATCGCCGGCCCCACCCACACGCCGGGCGTGGAGACCTTCGTCCGGCAGCTCGTCGGCGACGAGCTCGAGTGGGACGACGCCCAGCGGGAGTTCATGCGTCTGCACCGCCCGCAGTCGCTGATCGGCCGCCTCATCGAGCCCATCGAGATCGCGAACCTCGTGGTGTACCTCGCCTCGCCGCTCGCGTCCGCTACTACCGGCGGCGCGCTCCGGGTCGACGGCGGCTACGTCGACTCGATCCTGCCCTGA
- a CDS encoding UBP-type zinc finger domain-containing protein: MDDVEQYIKPDVPPSGPGCAECEATDSWWLHLRRCTFCGHIGCCDDSLNKHATKHATTTGHRVIRSYEPGEDWFYDYGTEESFVGPTLAPPLSHPRSQTVPGPHDRVPAQWERLLGS, from the coding sequence ATGGACGACGTCGAGCAGTACATCAAGCCGGACGTCCCGCCGTCCGGGCCCGGTTGCGCCGAGTGCGAGGCGACCGACAGTTGGTGGCTGCATCTCCGCCGCTGCACGTTCTGCGGGCACATCGGATGCTGCGACGACTCCCTGAACAAGCACGCGACGAAGCACGCGACCACCACCGGTCATCGCGTGATCCGGAGCTACGAGCCGGGTGAGGACTGGTTCTACGACTACGGCACGGAGGAGTCCTTCGTCGGTCCGACCCTCGCGCCTCCGCTCAGTCACCCACGCTCGCAGACGGTCCCCGGGCCGCACGACCGTGTCCCCGCCCAGTGGGAACGACTCCTCGGTTCATGA
- the bla gene encoding class A beta-lactamase: MTRSTGGVVAVALAGGLVFGLVGCASATPSPSASPSSPTSAPTSAPPTSMPDLSGEFQALEAEFGARVGISAVDTGTGARLSYRADERFGYASTIKALAAAVFLHEVRGSARDEVITWSAEDVEAAGYSPVTSEHVETGLTLSQLAEAAVRQSDNTALNLVLARIGGPAALDAALVTLGDEVTEVVNAEPLLNVIEPGSTDDTTTPAAFTDNLTRLVDGSYLESADRATLLAWMSGNATGDTLIRAGAPAGWQVADKSGGAGGIRNDIAIIDRPGGDPIVLTILTNTLDPDAEYDDALVAEAASVALAAFEQ, translated from the coding sequence ATGACGCGGAGCACCGGTGGCGTCGTCGCCGTCGCCCTGGCCGGTGGGCTGGTGTTCGGGCTCGTGGGGTGCGCCTCCGCTACTCCGTCCCCGTCGGCGTCGCCGAGCTCCCCAACCTCGGCGCCAACGTCGGCGCCGCCCACGTCGATGCCCGACCTGTCCGGCGAGTTCCAAGCCCTGGAGGCCGAGTTCGGCGCGCGCGTCGGCATCAGCGCCGTCGACACCGGGACCGGCGCGCGCCTGTCCTACCGGGCTGACGAGCGCTTCGGGTACGCCTCGACGATCAAGGCGCTCGCCGCAGCGGTCTTCCTCCACGAGGTGCGCGGTTCGGCGCGTGACGAGGTCATCACGTGGTCGGCTGAGGATGTCGAGGCGGCCGGCTATTCGCCGGTGACGAGTGAACACGTCGAGACCGGCCTGACCCTGTCGCAGCTCGCCGAGGCCGCCGTCCGGCAGAGCGACAACACGGCCCTCAACCTCGTCCTCGCGCGGATCGGTGGGCCCGCCGCGTTGGACGCCGCCCTCGTCACGCTCGGCGATGAGGTGACCGAGGTCGTCAACGCGGAGCCGCTGTTGAACGTGATCGAACCGGGCAGCACCGATGACACCACCACCCCTGCCGCATTCACCGACAACCTGACGCGCCTCGTCGACGGCTCCTACCTGGAGTCCGCCGACCGGGCGACGCTCCTCGCCTGGATGAGCGGCAACGCGACCGGCGACACCCTGATCCGGGCCGGTGCTCCGGCGGGATGGCAGGTGGCCGACAAGTCCGGGGGTGCGGGTGGGATCCGGAACGACATCGCGATCATCGACCGGCCGGGCGGCGACCCGATCGTCCTGACCATCCTCACGAACACACTCGACCCGGACGCCGAGTACGACGACGCGTTGGTCGCGGAGGCGGCGAGCGTCGCGCTCGCCGCCTTCGAGCAGTAG
- a CDS encoding MFS transporter produces the protein MTTSPVSTRSRVSHGAGFWIVATTFLLVMAYSTVPTPLYALYQARDGFPVSTITVIFAAYAVGVVFSLFFVGHISDWVGRRRMLLIAILISALSAVLFLLWSSVEGLIVARVVNGVSIGVLTATATAHLGELRAVARPDENSIVAASVAGASNLGGLALGPLIGGLFAEFLPNPLVLPHAVFLVALVIAAIVMVSVPETVEQSEPRRRYRPQRLAVPASSRGAFIAAGFGAFAGFALLGLFTSLAPTILIGTFDAPDHLLAGVTTFSVFGAAALGQVLLARLPLQRQLLIATVSCGVGLAAVAAGAVLPQLGVFLVGGVIAGLGVGVLFKSAIATAGSLADPARRGETLSLVFLIAYCGLALPVLAIGFALTFAPEIDVLLIFVSLVLVTTVLAGVAMTRRAAGRP, from the coding sequence ATGACGACCTCCCCCGTTTCGACCCGATCCCGCGTCTCCCACGGTGCCGGGTTCTGGATCGTCGCGACCACGTTCCTGCTGGTGATGGCCTACTCGACCGTCCCGACGCCGCTGTACGCGCTGTACCAGGCGAGGGACGGGTTCCCCGTCTCGACGATCACCGTCATCTTCGCCGCCTACGCCGTCGGCGTCGTGTTCAGCCTCTTCTTCGTCGGCCACATCAGCGACTGGGTCGGGCGGCGGCGGATGCTGCTCATCGCGATCCTGATCTCGGCGCTGTCGGCAGTGCTGTTCCTCCTCTGGAGTAGCGTGGAGGGGTTGATCGTCGCGCGGGTCGTCAACGGCGTCAGCATCGGCGTACTCACCGCGACGGCGACCGCGCACCTCGGCGAACTGCGCGCGGTCGCCCGGCCCGACGAGAACTCGATCGTCGCGGCATCGGTCGCCGGAGCCAGCAACCTGGGCGGTCTCGCCCTCGGACCGCTCATCGGTGGACTCTTCGCCGAGTTCCTCCCGAACCCGCTCGTGCTCCCGCACGCGGTGTTCCTCGTGGCGCTCGTCATCGCCGCGATCGTCATGGTCTCCGTGCCCGAGACCGTCGAGCAGAGCGAGCCGCGGAGGCGCTACCGACCACAGCGCCTCGCGGTCCCGGCGTCGTCCCGCGGGGCGTTCATCGCTGCCGGGTTCGGTGCCTTCGCCGGCTTCGCGCTCCTCGGCCTGTTCACCTCACTCGCACCCACCATCCTCATCGGCACCTTCGACGCACCCGACCACCTGCTCGCCGGTGTGACGACGTTCTCCGTGTTCGGAGCCGCCGCGCTCGGTCAGGTGCTGCTCGCTCGACTCCCGTTGCAGCGCCAGCTCCTGATCGCGACGGTCAGCTGCGGTGTCGGACTCGCTGCGGTCGCCGCGGGCGCGGTCCTGCCGCAGCTGGGTGTCTTCCTCGTCGGCGGTGTCATCGCCGGACTCGGTGTCGGCGTTCTGTTCAAGTCGGCGATCGCGACCGCCGGATCACTCGCCGATCCCGCCCGGCGGGGCGAGACGCTGTCGCTCGTGTTCCTGATCGCCTACTGCGGCCTCGCCCTCCCAGTGCTGGCCATCGGCTTCGCGTTGACCTTCGCACCGGAGATCGACGTGCTGCTGATCTTCGTCTCGCTCGTACTGGTGACGACGGTGCTCGCCGGTGTCGCGATGACCCGGCGAGCGGCCGGACGCCCCTGA
- a CDS encoding SDR family oxidoreductase: protein MTQHTALVVGARGVIGGNLITRLEGLGWDVIGVSRRGGTDRGSVRHLAVDLLDRDATIHQLRGLSEVTHLFYAAYQDRPSWAELVAPNLAMLTNVVDAVEPVAPGLEHISLMQGYKVYGAHLGPFATPAKESDPPHMPPEFNVDQQQYLERRQVGAAWSWSALRPSVVAGIGLGNPMNLAMVIAVYASMSKELGIPLRFPGKPGAYTSLIEMTDADLLAKATVWAATHEAGRNEAFNITNGDLFRWSSMWPKIAAFFDLDVAPPLEMSLAEVMADKEALWNAMVERHGLAPTSYAEVSSWAFGDFVFTWDYDVIADTSKSRRAGFHEYVDTEAMFLRIFQDLRDQRLIP from the coding sequence ATGACACAGCACACAGCACTGGTGGTCGGAGCCCGTGGAGTGATCGGCGGGAACCTGATCACCCGTCTCGAGGGGCTCGGCTGGGACGTGATCGGGGTGTCCCGACGCGGCGGCACCGACCGGGGATCCGTCAGGCACCTCGCGGTGGACCTGCTCGACCGCGACGCGACCATCCACCAGTTGCGGGGCCTGTCGGAGGTGACGCACCTGTTCTACGCCGCGTACCAGGACCGCCCCAGCTGGGCCGAGCTCGTCGCGCCGAACCTCGCGATGCTCACCAACGTCGTCGACGCGGTCGAACCCGTCGCGCCGGGCCTCGAGCACATCAGTCTGATGCAGGGCTACAAGGTCTACGGCGCGCACCTGGGACCCTTCGCGACACCCGCGAAGGAGTCCGACCCGCCGCACATGCCGCCGGAGTTCAACGTCGACCAGCAGCAGTACCTCGAGCGCCGCCAGGTCGGGGCGGCCTGGTCATGGTCGGCGTTGCGGCCGTCGGTCGTCGCCGGGATCGGCCTGGGCAACCCGATGAACCTGGCGATGGTCATCGCCGTCTACGCCTCCATGAGCAAGGAACTGGGCATCCCGTTGCGCTTCCCCGGCAAGCCCGGCGCCTACACGAGCCTGATCGAGATGACCGACGCCGACCTCCTCGCGAAGGCCACCGTGTGGGCCGCGACGCACGAGGCCGGACGCAACGAGGCGTTCAACATCACGAACGGCGACCTGTTCCGGTGGTCGTCGATGTGGCCGAAGATCGCCGCCTTCTTCGACCTCGACGTCGCGCCGCCACTCGAGATGAGCCTCGCCGAGGTGATGGCCGACAAGGAGGCCCTGTGGAACGCGATGGTCGAGCGGCACGGCCTCGCGCCCACCAGCTACGCCGAGGTGTCGTCGTGGGCGTTCGGTGACTTCGTCTTCACGTGGGACTACGACGTCATCGCCGACACCTCGAAGTCCCGCCGAGCCGGCTTCCACGAGTACGTCGACACGGAGGCGATGTTCCTCCGGATCTTCCAGGACCTCCGCGATCAGCGACTCATCCCGTAG
- a CDS encoding helix-turn-helix domain-containing protein, protein MNSERSTIEPAEGSWSISDDRAFVLIDMLSDHRDRRRHALRTARSRRWLDSYGEVVVRSVLLGTTSTMERDEYARALRHDGRDHTLVLDHVGGFVLVTSERRAASPVDEWVRSVAPAGVRIAAIGSAVLHADEDDLLGVVDEARTAAEIVGQVGDALGSTRAEDLGGWRLLHAIGGGPQLVTSASPAADELWHADPVRRETVETYLDAGCNVVVACERLHIHRTTLYYRLDTMPEVVRDALADGLKRSTLHLSLKLLRLWNDVPTASERSSASSRRRRVSETVAPVRQLHPQTAGTE, encoded by the coding sequence ATGAACAGCGAACGCAGCACGATCGAACCGGCCGAGGGCTCCTGGTCCATCTCGGACGACCGGGCGTTCGTCCTCATCGACATGCTCAGCGACCACCGGGACCGGCGGCGCCACGCGCTCAGGACCGCGCGCTCGAGGCGCTGGCTCGACTCCTACGGTGAGGTGGTCGTGCGTTCGGTGCTGCTCGGGACCACGAGCACGATGGAGCGGGACGAGTACGCGCGGGCCCTCCGTCACGACGGCCGCGACCACACGCTCGTCCTCGATCACGTCGGCGGCTTCGTCCTCGTGACCTCCGAACGACGCGCCGCCTCGCCCGTCGACGAGTGGGTCCGCTCCGTCGCGCCGGCCGGTGTCCGCATCGCCGCGATCGGTTCGGCCGTGCTGCACGCGGACGAGGACGACCTGCTCGGCGTCGTCGACGAGGCCCGCACCGCTGCCGAGATCGTCGGTCAGGTCGGGGACGCGCTCGGGTCGACCCGCGCGGAGGATCTCGGCGGGTGGCGACTCCTGCACGCGATCGGCGGCGGGCCGCAGCTCGTGACCTCGGCGTCACCGGCGGCCGACGAGCTCTGGCACGCGGATCCCGTGCGTCGGGAGACGGTGGAGACCTACCTCGACGCCGGGTGCAACGTCGTCGTCGCGTGCGAGCGGCTCCACATCCACCGCACGACGCTCTACTACCGGCTCGACACCATGCCGGAGGTCGTGCGCGACGCGCTGGCCGACGGCTTGAAGCGGAGCACGCTGCACCTGTCGCTGAAGCTGCTCCGCCTCTGGAACGACGTCCCCACCGCGTCGGAGCGGTCGTCCGCGTCCAGCCGACGCCGACGCGTTTCGGAGACCGTCGCCCCGGTGCGGCAGCTGCACCCGCAGACCGCTGGCACCGAGTAG
- a CDS encoding transcriptional regulator translates to MPDDDAAEDAAVSRQALNPLFHEPARLALLSALAPAEYTDFASLLRITGVSKSALSKHLSALADAGVIEVGKSDTDRRGRRIALTAEGRVAFDSYLDALTAIVQNARG, encoded by the coding sequence ATGCCTGACGACGATGCAGCCGAAGACGCCGCGGTCAGCCGCCAGGCGCTGAACCCGCTCTTCCACGAGCCTGCCCGTCTCGCCCTGCTGTCCGCACTGGCGCCCGCCGAGTACACCGACTTCGCCTCGCTCCTGCGCATCACCGGCGTCAGCAAGTCGGCCCTCTCGAAGCACCTCTCGGCGCTCGCCGACGCCGGGGTGATCGAGGTCGGGAAGAGCGACACGGACCGCCGCGGCCGCCGCATCGCACTCACCGCGGAGGGCCGGGTCGCCTTCGACTCCTATCTCGACGCCCTGACCGCGATCGTGCAGAACGCTCGGGGCTGA
- a CDS encoding FAD-dependent oxidoreductase has translation MTVVGEVAIAPLLVFERSFGREAFAIRDYLTRSGVPFQTVIVETDEDCRTQLGAGLAEARLPVVAFPDGTRLADPTPAQIAEHFGWIKRPRRSEYDVLVYGAGPAGLSAAVYAASEGLDVAVVERDAVGGQAGSSSLIENYLGFAHGISGAALAEQARRQAIAFGAELLVMRHSLSRSFGDHHMQAELADGSRLSARAVVCATGVQWRRLGLPKEEELEGSGVYYGAGTSEASSCVGEHVYIVGGANSAGQGAMNLAAHAERVTVLVRGHSLSSTMSTYLLRRLLAAPNVEILVDTTVTALHGEDRLRGLTIDSAGTTTDVPASRLFICIGGSPNTAWARDSAVALDPRGFLLTGGDLLPEHLSA, from the coding sequence ATGACCGTCGTCGGGGAGGTGGCGATCGCACCACTGCTCGTGTTCGAGCGGTCCTTCGGTCGCGAGGCCTTCGCGATCCGTGACTACCTCACCCGCAGCGGTGTCCCGTTCCAGACGGTGATCGTCGAGACGGACGAGGACTGTCGGACGCAGCTCGGTGCGGGTCTGGCGGAGGCCCGGCTTCCCGTCGTCGCCTTCCCCGACGGCACCCGGCTCGCCGATCCGACGCCCGCGCAGATCGCCGAACACTTCGGCTGGATCAAGCGACCGCGACGCAGCGAGTACGACGTCCTCGTCTACGGCGCCGGACCGGCCGGCCTCTCCGCCGCGGTCTATGCGGCGTCCGAGGGACTCGATGTCGCCGTGGTCGAACGGGACGCCGTCGGTGGTCAGGCAGGATCCAGCAGCCTCATCGAGAACTACCTCGGCTTCGCGCACGGCATCTCCGGTGCGGCCCTCGCGGAACAGGCTCGTCGACAGGCGATCGCGTTCGGCGCGGAACTGCTCGTCATGCGGCACAGCCTGAGCCGGAGCTTCGGCGATCATCACATGCAGGCCGAGCTCGCGGACGGCTCGCGACTCTCCGCGCGGGCGGTCGTCTGTGCGACGGGGGTGCAGTGGCGTCGCCTCGGCTTGCCGAAGGAGGAGGAGCTGGAGGGCTCCGGCGTCTACTACGGCGCCGGCACGAGCGAGGCGTCCTCGTGCGTCGGCGAGCACGTCTACATCGTGGGCGGTGCGAACTCGGCGGGCCAGGGGGCGATGAACCTTGCCGCGCACGCTGAGCGGGTCACCGTCCTCGTCCGCGGTCACTCCCTCTCGTCGACGATGTCGACCTACCTCCTGCGGCGACTGCTCGCGGCTCCCAATGTCGAGATCCTCGTGGACACGACGGTCACCGCGCTCCACGGCGAGGACCGCCTCCGCGGCCTGACCATCGACTCCGCGGGGACGACGACCGACGTGCCTGCGTCGCGCCTGTTCATCTGCATCGGCGGGAGCCCCAACACAGCCTGGGCCCGCGACTCCGCGGTCGCGCTGGACCCTCGCGGCTTCCTGCTCACCGGAGGCGACCTGCTGCCGGAGCACCTGTCGGCGTGA
- a CDS encoding Dyp-type peroxidase, with protein MTSSARRVPIEPQAVDAPLSGTAVFLVLTVRDAVGAIDTVRSTLAGVADVLKNVAFRDLDAALSCTVGIGARVWGELTRGPAPRELHVFPAVVGDRHTAPSTPGDVLLHIRAARRDLCFEFERQLLDLLGDAVEVVDETVGFRYFDVRDLLGFVDGTANPVGQDLPDATLVGDEDPAFAGGSYVVVQKYTHPLDRWRALTTEQQEAIIGRAKADNVELDDAETGQKSHKTLSTIVVDGAEHDILRDNMPFGSPAGGEFGTYFIGYARRLWVIERMLQRMFIGDPPGLHDRLLDFSTARTGSVFFAPSAAFLEAMDDDPAPSGPADPASAVIPASPPEPADGSLGLGSLQTAPERT; from the coding sequence GTGACCAGTTCAGCACGACGCGTCCCGATCGAGCCTCAGGCCGTGGACGCGCCGCTCAGCGGGACCGCCGTCTTCCTCGTGCTCACCGTGCGCGACGCGGTCGGCGCGATCGACACCGTCCGCAGCACCCTGGCGGGTGTCGCCGATGTCCTGAAGAACGTCGCCTTCCGCGACCTCGACGCCGCCCTGTCCTGCACCGTCGGGATCGGCGCGCGCGTCTGGGGTGAGCTCACGCGCGGTCCCGCACCGAGGGAGCTGCATGTCTTCCCCGCGGTCGTCGGCGACCGGCACACCGCGCCCTCCACGCCCGGCGACGTCCTGCTCCACATCCGCGCTGCGAGACGCGATCTGTGCTTCGAGTTCGAGCGGCAGCTCCTGGACCTGCTCGGCGACGCCGTCGAGGTCGTGGACGAGACGGTCGGCTTCCGGTACTTCGACGTCCGTGACCTGCTCGGCTTCGTCGACGGCACGGCGAACCCGGTCGGGCAGGACCTTCCCGACGCCACGCTCGTCGGTGACGAGGACCCGGCCTTCGCCGGTGGCAGCTACGTCGTGGTGCAGAAGTACACGCATCCGCTCGACCGCTGGCGCGCGCTCACGACGGAACAGCAGGAGGCGATCATCGGCCGCGCCAAGGCCGACAACGTCGAACTCGACGATGCGGAGACCGGCCAGAAGTCGCACAAGACCCTGTCCACGATCGTCGTCGACGGTGCCGAGCACGACATCCTCCGCGACAACATGCCGTTCGGGAGCCCGGCCGGCGGCGAGTTCGGCACCTACTTCATCGGGTACGCCCGACGGCTCTGGGTCATCGAGCGGATGCTCCAGCGCATGTTCATCGGTGACCCACCCGGACTTCACGACCGGCTCCTCGACTTCTCGACGGCCCGGACCGGCTCCGTGTTCTTCGCGCCGAGTGCCGCGTTCCTCGAGGCGATGGACGACGATCCGGCCCCGTCCGGCCCCGCTGATCCGGCGAGCGCCGTCATCCCTGCCTCGCCGCCCGAGCCCGCTGACGGTTCCCTCGGTCTCGGCTCGCTCCAAACCGCTCCCGAAAGGACGTGA
- a CDS encoding family 1 encapsulin nanocompartment shell protein produces the protein MNNHLFRHLAPITDETWQMLDDEARARLTPVLGGRRVVDFAGPLGWDHSSTHIGRVGAVVDAPMDGVIARQRASLPLTEVRADFALMRSELDSAARGALDVDLSPLDDAVTRLSTVENAAILSGWSAAGYTGATAASPHPPLTRDDDPTRFAQVVATAVETLARAEVGGPYALAIDAPGWVSVTGGNDSGGARLSSHIEAILGGEVVWTPGIEGAVVLSRRGGDFLFESGQDIALGYAAHSAESVSLYLEESFSFRVVTPEAAVAIR, from the coding sequence GTGAACAACCATCTCTTCCGACACCTCGCGCCGATCACCGATGAGACCTGGCAGATGCTCGACGACGAGGCCCGTGCACGCCTCACCCCGGTGCTCGGCGGCCGACGGGTGGTCGATTTCGCCGGCCCGCTGGGTTGGGATCACTCCTCCACCCACATCGGCCGTGTCGGCGCGGTCGTCGACGCCCCGATGGACGGGGTGATCGCCCGACAGCGTGCGTCGCTGCCCCTGACGGAGGTGCGTGCCGACTTCGCGCTCATGCGCAGCGAGCTGGACAGCGCGGCGAGAGGCGCACTCGACGTGGACCTCTCCCCGCTCGACGACGCGGTCACCCGCTTGTCCACGGTGGAGAACGCGGCGATCCTGTCCGGCTGGTCCGCGGCCGGGTACACGGGTGCGACGGCTGCCTCGCCGCACCCACCGCTGACACGGGACGACGACCCGACGCGGTTCGCACAGGTGGTCGCCACGGCGGTCGAGACGCTCGCGCGGGCCGAGGTCGGCGGCCCCTACGCCCTGGCCATCGACGCACCGGGCTGGGTGTCGGTCACGGGCGGCAACGACAGCGGTGGTGCGCGGCTGTCCTCGCACATCGAGGCGATCCTCGGCGGGGAGGTCGTCTGGACGCCCGGTATCGAGGGAGCCGTCGTCCTCAGCCGACGTGGCGGCGACTTCCTGTTCGAATCCGGTCAGGACATCGCCCTCGGCTATGCGGCGCACTCGGCCGAGTCGGTGAGCCTGTACCTCGAGGAGAGTTTCAGCTTCCGCGTCGTGACGCCAGAGGCTGCCGTCGCGATCCGTTAG
- a CDS encoding SRPBCC family protein, with amino-acid sequence MRSHHVSRVIGASPEAVYEYASDIDNLPRWAAGLAQAEVVREGDSLFVESPMGRVEVRFVERNRFGVLDHDVTLPSGTVVTNPVRVLAHPEGAEVVFTVRQIELDDDAFARDVAMVEADLERLDQQVAGQAGVRR; translated from the coding sequence ATGAGAAGTCACCATGTGAGCCGGGTCATCGGCGCTTCGCCGGAAGCCGTTTACGAATACGCGTCCGACATCGACAATCTCCCACGGTGGGCGGCCGGTCTCGCGCAGGCCGAGGTGGTGCGCGAAGGTGACTCGCTGTTCGTCGAGTCGCCGATGGGTCGGGTGGAGGTCCGGTTCGTCGAGCGCAACCGCTTCGGCGTGCTCGACCACGACGTCACCCTGCCGTCGGGGACCGTCGTGACCAACCCGGTCCGCGTGCTGGCCCATCCAGAGGGTGCCGAGGTGGTGTTCACCGTCCGACAGATCGAGCTGGACGACGACGCGTTCGCGCGGGATGTCGCGATGGTCGAGGCGGACCTCGAGCGCCTCGATCAGCAGGTCGCCGGGCAGGCCGGCGTTCGTCGATGA
- a CDS encoding GlxA family transcriptional regulator → MSPPQQEPGPQPILGGPTRRRRVGIFLFDQVKTLDFVGPAEVFTEANQRVDGYDVRFFSHDGEDVVTSMGLRVGVDAAAADSGPLDLVIVPGSESAPQVYRPEEVQTAVRLLAARAERVASICSGAFALAVTGLLDGKSATTHWKFTGALATAYPSIDVRPDSIFVRDGDTYSSAGVAAGIDLALAIVEEDHGADVARSIAQLLLVYMRRSGGQSQFSASVRAKPARTSIAKAVADYIHGDPTRAGSLADIAAHANVGVRHLNRVIRDELGMTPIQYVGSLRLDVALGMLEAGDTVGQVAAAAGYASPIAFRRAFAARYNTTPSEYQRRFRTTGVGVAEASLQTRSRLAGPIDGAVSPR, encoded by the coding sequence ATGAGCCCGCCCCAGCAGGAGCCAGGACCACAGCCCATCCTCGGAGGACCCACGCGACGACGCCGCGTCGGGATCTTCCTGTTCGACCAGGTGAAGACGCTCGACTTCGTCGGCCCGGCCGAGGTGTTCACCGAGGCGAACCAGCGGGTCGACGGCTACGACGTCCGGTTCTTCTCCCACGACGGCGAGGACGTCGTCACGTCGATGGGACTCCGGGTCGGCGTGGACGCCGCCGCGGCCGACAGCGGCCCGCTCGACCTCGTGATCGTCCCGGGGAGCGAGTCCGCACCACAGGTGTACCGCCCGGAGGAGGTGCAGACCGCGGTCCGGCTCCTCGCGGCCCGAGCCGAGCGGGTGGCATCGATCTGCAGCGGAGCGTTCGCCCTCGCGGTCACCGGGCTCCTCGACGGCAAGTCGGCGACGACCCACTGGAAGTTCACCGGCGCGCTCGCCACCGCCTACCCCTCCATCGACGTCCGCCCCGACTCGATCTTCGTCCGCGACGGCGACACCTACTCCTCGGCCGGGGTCGCCGCCGGGATCGACCTCGCGCTCGCGATCGTGGAGGAGGACCACGGTGCGGACGTCGCACGCTCCATCGCGCAGCTGCTGCTCGTCTACATGCGCAGGTCCGGCGGCCAGTCGCAGTTCTCCGCCTCCGTCCGCGCGAAGCCGGCGCGGACCTCGATCGCGAAGGCCGTCGCGGACTACATCCACGGCGATCCGACCCGTGCGGGATCGTTGGCCGACATCGCCGCACACGCGAACGTCGGCGTCCGCCACCTCAACCGGGTCATCCGGGACGAGCTGGGCATGACGCCCATCCAGTACGTCGGCTCGCTCCGACTCGACGTCGCGCTCGGCATGCTGGAGGCCGGGGACACGGTGGGGCAGGTCGCCGCTGCCGCCGGGTACGCCAGCCCGATCGCCTTCCGCCGTGCGTTCGCGGCACGGTACAACACGACGCCCTCCGAGTACCAGCGACGGTTCCGCACGACGGGCGTCGGCGTGGCCGAGGCGTCCCTGCAGACCCGATCGCGCCTGGCGGGCCCGATCGACGGAGCCGTGTCGCCGCGCTAA